The Silene latifolia isolate original U9 population chromosome X, ASM4854445v1, whole genome shotgun sequence genome contains the following window.
TTTTAAAAGTTTCTATATAGTTTGAAGATTGTAGAAGCCCAAGTAAAATCAAGCCCGTAGGTCTTAGTGATAGCATACAGAATGTTAGAAATTTGTACAAGAGAATGAGTCATATGAGAGCTGTAAAATGACAGCTGTGGTCCCTCTGTCTTTGTCTGTACTAGGAAGATCCTTCTAGGGTGTAGAGCTCAAGGTGTATTTAAAGGAACGGCATCTTGTAATCAACACAACACAAAAATATATGAAGCATATGCAGCCGCAAAAGGTCTGACATATTTTCCTTCAATTCTGCGTCTAAATCCCAGAGTAAAACTCATATACATTCGTTGATAATCATGGCACAATCTCATAAAATCTTCATGGTATCAGAGCTATGTGCTCCTGATTATCAATTTATCATTGAATGATGGTCAAACTGCTGTGAGTTATCTCTGCTCTTTTCTTTTCTGTTTTTGcgtaaagtttgaatctttttcTCCCTTTCTGTGTTTATTCATCATGCCTGGAACTGAAAACCCTCAGGCTGACAATCAGCTAGTTTTGTCTGACCCACTATTCCTTAATCCTGCTGAGAGTACTCAAATCATAAAGATTACTCCGGTATTGTCTGGAACTGAGAATTATACCATGTGGAAACGTCAGATGGAGTTAGCACTTTCTGCAAAAAGAAAGTTAGGATATGTCACAGGAAGTGTACCAAAACCTGACAAAGATGAGACCAAGATAGAGGCTTGGTATGCTTCAAATAACCTAGTCATATCTTGGATCTTGCAAAGTGTCAGTGAAAGAATTAAAAAGCTCATAATGTTTACTGAAACTGCAAAGGAAATTTGGGAAACCCTACAAAGAAGGTACACTGTTGCTAATGGGGCTAGGAAGTTTAAGCTTAACAAAGAGTCCTATGAAATCAATCAGGATAAGAGAAGTATTGAGGAGTATTACACCCAGTTACAAATAGTATGGGATGAGTTGGAAAACATGAATAATTATCCTGTTGTCACAAAGATTAGTGCTGAGATGAAGGTATACTTTGAGGCCGTTGAAAAGCAAGCTGAGGAGAGAAGGCTTTTTCAGTTTCTCAATGGATTGGATAAGGATTATGCCACCTTGAGGAGTAACATTCTGCTTATGAGTCCTCTACCCACAGTAGATGCTGCTGTATCCATCTTTCTACAAGAAGAGTCACAGACAAACAATGTGAGTGGTGGAAACAATCAGGAGGCCTCTGCTCTCATGGGAAAGGGGGAGAAGGAAGAAAAGCCTGAAGATGCCTGCAAGCACTGTCGTAGGTCCAACCATAAGTCTGAAAAGTGCTGGGAAGTACTTGGATATCCCAAAGGACATCCTAAGCACAAGCAGAACAATGCTAGGTTTGCTCCTAATGATCAGGGATATGGAAATGACAGAGTGACTAGGAACTATCAGAGAAACTCCAACTATCCTCAAGCCAACAGATTTTCAAACAACTTCAAAAAGAACCAAGGCAACAAGAAGCATGCTGCCAATGCAAAACAAGATCAAGGTGAACTTGCCTCAGCCATCAACGCTGTAACTCAACAACTAGAGAATCTTCTCAAAATGGTTCCTGGAAGCAGTGGCAGCTCAAAGACAGGGGGAGACACTGATGATGAATTGGAGTGCAACTATGCAGGTATAATCAGTTGTAACACTATCTCTCAATGCAAATATGAGTGGATAATTGATTCAGGGGCTTCAGATCATATGATAGCTCATGAGTCTCTTCTCTCAAATGTTGAGGTTCTTGTCAAAAGATTAAAAATTAACCTACCCAATGGGGGTGTGGCATATGTCACACGTAAAGGGGAAGTTGCCTTAGACATAGGTCTGGTTTTGAAAAATGTCCTGTATGTGCCAGATTTTAAACAAAACCTAATGTCAGTTCAGAAGTTAGCTAAGGATAACAATTGTACTATAACATTTCATGACACCCACTGTTCTGTGCAGGACTGTTTTAGTGGAGAGATCAAGGTCATAGGAAAGGCACTCAGTGGTCTATATTACCTCACAAATAACAGAGTCAATTTCAAGAAAACAAATGGTGCAGAATCCAAGAACAAAACCAGCAACACTCATCTTGTAGTTGGTAGCATGCctattttgaaattttgtaatCCTAAGGCAGATTTGCTTACATCTCAGCCATTAGTTTCAAATCAAACCAAATGTAATGTTGGATTATTAATGAATGAAAAGAAAAGTTATTCTCCTTATTCCATTTGGCATTATAGATTGGGTCATGCACCATACTCAAAACTCAAAAATATTCCCTCGATAAAGTGTAAACTGTCTGATTCTCATGATACAGATTGTTTGATATGTCCTATGGCAAAATACACTAAGCACCCCTTTCCTGAGAGTCAGACCACTGTTGCCCGACCTCTTGATCTGATCCACATAGACATTTGGGGGCCTTATAAGGTAGCCTATAAGGGAAAATTTAAATACTTTCTGACAATTGTTGATGAGAAATCAAGAGGTACATGGGTATATCTTTTGGAACATAAGTCTGAGTCTTTTGATACGTTAAAAATGTTCTATGCTTATGCCAATACACAATTTGGTAATAAGATAAAAATCATTAGATCAGATAATGCTCTCGAATTTGATGATCAACATTGCAAGAAATTCTTTAGGGAAAATGGGATTGTACATCAGACTAGTATTATTGACAGACCCCAACAAAATGGGGTGGTAGAGAGAAAGCATAGGCATTTACTTGAAATAAGCAGAGCTTTGAGGTTTCACTCTGGTCTTTCCCTTGGCTATTGGGGTGATTGCGTGTTGACTGCTGCACACCTAATCAATAGACTCCCAAGTCCTGTTATTAAAAACAAAACCccatatgaaatgatttatggcaagccACCTGAGTATGAGCATTTGAAAGC
Protein-coding sequences here:
- the LOC141619249 gene encoding uncharacterized protein LOC141619249, with translation MFTETAKEIWETLQRRYTVANGARKFKLNKESYEINQDKRSIEEYYTQLQIVWDELENMNNYPVVTKISAEMKVYFEAVEKQAEERRLFQFLNGLDKDYATLRSNILLMSPLPTVDAAVSIFLQEESQTNNVSGGNNQEASALMGKGEKEEKPEDACKHCRRSNHKSEKCWEVLGYPKGHPKHKQNNARFAPNDQGYGNDRVTRNYQRNSNYPQANRFSNNFKKNQGNKKHAANAKQDQGELASAINAVTQQLENLLKMVPGSSGSSKTGGDTDDELECNYAGLF